Proteins from a single region of Pseudodesulfovibrio portus:
- a CDS encoding galactokinase, producing MDSVSAILRAVTSGQLDATLAALYGGDRITAQQERYRSLLARMEEWGGDRDCLLVTTPGRTELGGNHTDHNHGVVLAAGVDFDILAAAAPTGSGVIRVRSRGFSEIVEVAVGDLEYRAEEENTTTALVRGVAAGFKARGWDVGGFDAWVDGEVPLGVGLSSSAAFEVCMGQVLNRLYNDGRRTPVELAVVGREAENTYFGKPCGLMDQLACAAQGILSIDFGSPDAPLVTPVDFDFAATGYQLVVVDTGGSHADLTPEYAAIPAEMEKAARVLGQDKARGLTMGQVLDNAARIRREAGDRPLLRLIHFIEESDRALAQAEALRRGDMAGYLDLVRQSGDSCWRLNQNCISTKDYLDQPIPVALVLTRRFLKDDGAWRIQGGGFAGTIQAYVPVDRVAGYAGFMETVFGSGSVLPLRIRKPGIDVIRPGGGA from the coding sequence ATGGATTCCGTGTCCGCCATCCTGCGCGCCGTGACGAGCGGGCAGCTGGACGCGACCCTGGCCGCGCTCTACGGCGGGGACCGGATTACGGCCCAGCAGGAGCGGTATCGTTCCCTGCTCGCGCGCATGGAGGAGTGGGGCGGCGACCGCGACTGCCTGCTGGTGACCACGCCGGGCCGCACCGAACTGGGCGGCAACCACACCGACCACAACCACGGCGTGGTCCTGGCCGCCGGCGTGGATTTCGACATCCTGGCCGCAGCCGCGCCTACCGGCTCCGGGGTCATCCGGGTCCGTTCGCGCGGTTTTTCCGAGATCGTGGAGGTGGCCGTGGGCGATCTCGAATACCGGGCGGAAGAGGAGAACACCACCACCGCCCTGGTGCGCGGCGTGGCCGCCGGGTTCAAGGCCCGCGGCTGGGACGTGGGCGGCTTCGACGCCTGGGTGGACGGCGAGGTGCCGCTGGGTGTCGGGCTTTCCTCCTCGGCGGCCTTCGAGGTCTGCATGGGCCAGGTCCTGAACCGGCTGTACAACGACGGGCGGCGCACGCCCGTGGAACTGGCCGTTGTCGGGCGCGAGGCGGAGAACACCTATTTCGGCAAGCCGTGCGGGCTCATGGATCAGCTCGCCTGCGCGGCCCAGGGCATCCTGTCCATCGACTTCGGCAGCCCGGACGCGCCCCTGGTCACGCCCGTGGACTTCGACTTCGCGGCCACCGGGTATCAGCTCGTGGTGGTGGATACCGGCGGCAGCCACGCCGACCTGACCCCGGAATACGCGGCCATCCCGGCGGAGATGGAGAAGGCGGCCCGGGTGCTCGGCCAGGACAAGGCGCGCGGCCTGACCATGGGCCAGGTCCTGGACAACGCCGCCCGCATCCGGCGTGAGGCCGGGGACCGGCCGCTTCTGCGGCTCATTCACTTCATCGAGGAATCGGACCGCGCCCTGGCCCAGGCCGAGGCCCTCAGGCGCGGCGACATGGCCGGTTATCTCGACCTGGTGCGGCAGTCCGGCGATTCCTGTTGGCGGCTCAACCAGAACTGCATCTCCACCAAGGATTACCTGGACCAGCCCATACCGGTGGCCCTGGTCCTGACCCGGCGGTTCCTGAAGGACGATGGGGCATGGCGCATCCAGGGCGGCGGCTTTGCCGGGACCATCCAGGCCTATGTGCCGGTGGACCGGGTGGCGGGGTACGCGGGGTTCATGGAGACCGTGTTCGGCTCCGGTTCCGTGCTGCCGCTTCGCATCCGCAAGCCCGGCATCGACGTCATCCGCCCGGGAGGGGGGGCATGA
- a CDS encoding UDP-glucose--hexose-1-phosphate uridylyltransferase encodes MNFDDHPYRRLNQLTGEWVLVSPHRTKRPWQGQEEAPDTATLPPHDARCYLCPGNVRAGGAVNPDYTDTFVFTNDFAALLPDTPAGPIETGEDLLVAEPESGICRVICYSPRHDLTMARLGVDRAAAVVALWCDEFASLGGREDIGYVQIFENRGAVMGCSNPHPHGQIWATRSVPMYPAAEDRRQAGHLREKGGCLLCGYLDVELRLGERVLFENDTFVALVPYWALWPFEAMILPKVHMGTILDMTDAQQRDLADAMVRLNVRYDNIFQTSFPYSMGIHQAPTDGGDHPHWHFHLHYYPPLLRSRSVKKFMVGYEMMAMPQRDLTAEAAAARIREQSEVHYMEGL; translated from the coding sequence ATGAATTTCGACGACCATCCGTACAGGCGGCTGAACCAACTGACCGGCGAGTGGGTGCTGGTCTCCCCGCACAGAACCAAGCGGCCCTGGCAGGGACAGGAGGAGGCGCCGGACACGGCGACCCTGCCCCCCCATGACGCCCGATGCTATCTGTGCCCCGGCAACGTGCGCGCGGGCGGCGCGGTCAACCCCGACTACACCGACACCTTTGTCTTCACCAACGATTTCGCGGCCCTGTTGCCGGATACGCCCGCCGGGCCCATCGAGACCGGCGAGGACCTGCTGGTGGCCGAGCCGGAATCGGGCATCTGCCGGGTCATCTGCTATTCCCCGCGCCACGACCTGACCATGGCCCGCCTGGGCGTGGACCGGGCGGCCGCAGTGGTGGCCCTGTGGTGCGACGAGTTCGCCTCCCTCGGCGGGCGCGAGGACATCGGCTACGTCCAGATTTTCGAGAACCGGGGAGCCGTCATGGGCTGTTCCAATCCCCACCCTCACGGCCAGATATGGGCGACAAGGTCCGTGCCCATGTACCCCGCCGCCGAGGACCGTCGCCAGGCCGGTCACCTGCGGGAAAAGGGCGGCTGCCTGCTGTGCGGCTACCTCGACGTCGAGCTGCGGCTCGGCGAGCGCGTCCTGTTCGAGAACGACACCTTCGTCGCCCTGGTGCCCTACTGGGCGCTGTGGCCCTTCGAGGCCATGATCCTGCCCAAGGTCCACATGGGGACCATCCTCGACATGACGGACGCCCAGCAGCGTGACCTGGCCGACGCCATGGTCCGCCTGAACGTTCGCTACGACAACATCTTCCAGACCTCGTTCCCCTATTCCATGGGCATTCACCAGGCCCCCACCGACGGCGGCGACCATCCCCACTGGCATTTCCATCTTCACTACTATCCGCCGCTGCTGCGCTCCCGGTCGGTCAAGAAATTCATGGTCGGCTACGAGATGATGGCCATGCCCCAGCGCGACCTGACGGCCGAGGCCGCCGCCGCCCGCATCCGCGAGCAGTCCGAGGTCCACTACATGGAGGGCCTGTGA